Sequence from the Pseudomonas sp. LS.1a genome:
GAAACACTAAGCCACCTTCAACACCCAGCAGCCCCGCATGCCCGTCCTAGACCACCCCCTGATCGACCAGTTCCTCGACGCCCTGTGGCTTGAAAAGGGTCTGTCCGACAACACTCGCGTGTCCTACCGCAGCGACCTGGCCCTGTTCAACGGCTGGCTGCAGGAACACGGCGTCAGCTTGCCCGACGCTGGCCGCGACCTGATTCTCGACCACCTGGCCTGGCGCCTCGACCAAGGCTACAAACCGCGCTCCACGGCACGCTTCCTGTCCGGCCTGCGTGGCTTCTTCCGCTACCTGCTGCGGGAAAAGCTGGTGGCCATCGACCCGACCTTGCAAGTCGACATGCCGCAACTGGGCAAGCCACTGCCCAAGTCGCTGTCCGAAGCCGACGTCGAAGCCTTGCTGCAGGCTCCGGACCTGGGCGAAGCCATCGGCCAACGTGACCGCGCCATGCTCGAAGTGCTCTACGCCTGCGGTCTGCGGGTTACCGAACTGGTCAGCCTGGCTCTCGACCAGGTCAACCTGCGCCAGGGCGTGCTGCGGGTGATGGGCAAGGGCAGCAAGGAGCGCCTGGTGCCCATGGGCGAAGAGGCGGTGCTGTGGCTGCAGCGCTACCTGCGCGATGGCCGCGCCGAACTGCTCAATGGCCGCCCCAGCGACGTCCTGTTCCCCAGCCTGCGTGGCGAGCAGATGACCCGCCAGACCTTCTGGCATCGCATCAAGCACCATACCCGGGTCGCCGGCATCGACAAACCGCTGTCGCCACACACCCTGCGCCACGCCTTCGCCACCCATCTGCTCAACCACGGTGCCGACCTGCGCGTGGTACAGATGCTGCTGGGCCACAGTGACCTGTCGACCACGCAGATCTACACCCATGTCGCCAAGGCCCGCCTGCAGCAACTGCACGCCCGGCACCACCCGCGTGGATGAATGTTTTTCATGTTCCGCCGACCGGTCCTTGCAAGGCCCTTCACCGGCGGTGTGATGTGGTAGGCTTGAGCGGTTTGCACCAAGGGCCGCACGGTCACCGCGTATTTTCCGCAGGTGGCGCCCTCCGGCCCCTGTCCGCCTTCAGGAGTTCCCATGCGCGTGACCCAGTTTTTCGCCGCCGCCGCGTTGGCGCTGGCCAGTACCTTTGCCGTTGCTGCGGCAACCGACAGCAATACCGCTGCCGAGCAGGCCATCCGTAAGTCGTTGCAGAACCTCGAGCTGGAAGTGCCCGTCGAAAGCGTGGCCAGCAGCCCGGTCAGCGGCCTGTATGAAGTCAAGCTGCAGGGTGGCCGCGTGCTCTATGCCAGCGGCGACGGCCAGTTCGTGATGCAGGGCTACCTGTTCCAGATCCAGGACGGCAAGCCGGTCAACCTCACCGAAAAGACCGAGCGCCTGGGTATTGCCAAGCTCATCAACGGCATTCCAGCCGCCGAGATGGTGGTTTATCCTGCCAAGGGCGAGACCAAGTCGCACATCACCGTGTTCACCGACACCACCTGCCCGTACTGCCACAAGCTGCACGCCGAGGTGCCCGAACTCAACCGCCGCGGTATCGAAGTGCGCTATGTCGCCTTCCCGCGCCAGGGTCTCGGCTCGCCGGGTGACCAGCAGTTGCAG
This genomic interval carries:
- the xerD gene encoding site-specific tyrosine recombinase XerD, whose amino-acid sequence is MPVLDHPLIDQFLDALWLEKGLSDNTRVSYRSDLALFNGWLQEHGVSLPDAGRDLILDHLAWRLDQGYKPRSTARFLSGLRGFFRYLLREKLVAIDPTLQVDMPQLGKPLPKSLSEADVEALLQAPDLGEAIGQRDRAMLEVLYACGLRVTELVSLALDQVNLRQGVLRVMGKGSKERLVPMGEEAVLWLQRYLRDGRAELLNGRPSDVLFPSLRGEQMTRQTFWHRIKHHTRVAGIDKPLSPHTLRHAFATHLLNHGADLRVVQMLLGHSDLSTTQIYTHVAKARLQQLHARHHPRG
- a CDS encoding thioredoxin fold domain-containing protein — protein: MRVTQFFAAAALALASTFAVAAATDSNTAAEQAIRKSLQNLELEVPVESVASSPVSGLYEVKLQGGRVLYASGDGQFVMQGYLFQIQDGKPVNLTEKTERLGIAKLINGIPAAEMVVYPAKGETKSHITVFTDTTCPYCHKLHAEVPELNRRGIEVRYVAFPRQGLGSPGDQQLQAVWCSSDRRAAMDKMVEGEEIKAAKCANPVSKQFQLGQSIGVNGTPAIVLESGQVIPGYQPAPQVAKLALAK